In the genome of Salinispirillum sp. LH 10-3-1, one region contains:
- a CDS encoding GGDEF and EAL domain-containing protein, with protein MTMKLGHHIAVKLALVSVLVALVLGLVLGAVQSLVDYRAERERIDQTIESLLQAYEPAAARAIYNLDTLLAEEVTNGLMTYDFVTRSLVVDELGNELASRERSVATRTDPSGMRRLIPTEQSPYSIAINIAGAESTGTLILEIDPLIALEPFVQRSGTGLRLAILRTMMIVAALFLAAHWMVTRPLTILSQRFRDVDPTVETLEALHIPHHKEDELGVLTDSANRFVKTVQNLLVERDRAEKSSQAAYENIRELVDHLPQIIYVVNHEHRLMVVNRAFAALFGRKPTDLDQAPVTSLQGYVSANIWHKLFDPDQLVLAKQEALQIAEQTIVGRDGRERVFECQKFPLDYRGESAVLSVSIDITERRQAAKHIQHLAYHDSLTGLPNRNYLLEHLDQIQAQAADAHEHGALIFVDLDNFKNINDSLGHAAGDFVLCEVSRRLVAHAQDQDTVSRLGSDEFVLCIPNISHRGKEALFHAEFRANVIRELVAAPFWFDNQRLNVTASIGIAVFPDAELAATDLLRNADIAMVTAKNLGKNTCQVFQPSMSEEASRRLALETGLRQAIEENQFFLTYQPQVDVSTGEITGAEVLLRWKHPERGIVSPLEFIPTLESTGLIVQVGRWVLDTACRDLAQWVTDGLWHPGMRLGVNVSARQFAQADFIHQVRHSTEEHGISPSYLDMEITESMLIEQMKETVERMQQLRDYGVFFSIDDFGTGYSSLAYLKRLPIDVIKIDQSFIRDITDDVNDAAIVETILAIARHMKLHTVAEGVETEQQLTFLKANGCQRYQGYYFSRPVVVEDMTALLQNQPVTPHRQTGTTA; from the coding sequence ATGACGATGAAGTTAGGTCATCACATAGCGGTGAAGCTCGCTTTAGTGAGCGTACTGGTGGCCCTAGTTCTTGGGCTCGTACTTGGCGCGGTTCAGTCTTTAGTGGACTACCGCGCTGAGCGCGAGCGTATTGATCAGACCATCGAATCGCTTTTACAAGCCTACGAACCGGCCGCAGCTCGCGCTATATATAATCTGGACACCCTACTGGCGGAAGAAGTCACTAACGGACTCATGACCTATGATTTCGTCACCCGCAGTTTGGTGGTCGATGAGCTTGGCAATGAACTGGCCAGCAGAGAACGCAGCGTCGCAACCAGAACAGACCCGTCGGGTATGCGTCGCCTGATCCCGACAGAACAATCGCCCTACTCCATCGCTATCAACATAGCCGGCGCTGAGAGTACTGGCACACTGATTCTAGAAATTGATCCACTGATTGCGCTTGAACCCTTCGTACAGCGCTCTGGCACCGGACTCCGCCTTGCCATTCTGCGGACCATGATGATTGTGGCAGCCTTGTTCTTAGCGGCCCACTGGATGGTGACCCGGCCTTTGACGATTTTGAGCCAGCGATTCCGCGATGTTGACCCCACCGTTGAAACACTGGAAGCCTTGCACATCCCACATCACAAAGAAGATGAGCTGGGTGTTCTGACTGACAGTGCTAACCGCTTTGTTAAAACCGTACAAAACCTTTTGGTCGAACGCGATCGCGCAGAAAAAAGCAGCCAAGCGGCCTATGAAAACATTCGTGAGCTGGTCGACCATCTCCCGCAAATCATTTATGTCGTTAACCATGAACATCGTTTAATGGTGGTCAATCGAGCATTTGCAGCGTTATTCGGGCGCAAACCGACGGATCTTGACCAAGCCCCTGTAACTTCCCTGCAGGGCTATGTCAGTGCAAACATCTGGCATAAACTGTTTGATCCCGATCAGCTAGTGCTCGCCAAACAAGAAGCGCTGCAGATTGCTGAGCAAACCATCGTTGGACGCGATGGCCGTGAACGCGTCTTCGAATGCCAGAAATTCCCGCTCGATTACCGGGGTGAGTCGGCGGTCTTGTCCGTCAGCATCGATATCACTGAGCGACGCCAAGCGGCTAAACACATTCAACATTTAGCCTACCATGACAGCCTAACAGGGCTGCCTAACCGCAACTATTTGTTAGAGCACCTCGATCAAATTCAGGCGCAAGCTGCAGACGCCCATGAACACGGCGCACTGATCTTCGTAGACCTTGATAACTTCAAGAACATCAATGACTCCCTAGGCCATGCCGCGGGTGATTTTGTGCTCTGTGAGGTGTCTCGCCGGTTGGTTGCGCATGCTCAAGATCAAGATACGGTCTCCCGGTTAGGCAGTGACGAATTTGTGCTCTGCATTCCCAATATTTCTCACCGAGGCAAAGAAGCTCTCTTCCACGCTGAGTTTAGGGCTAATGTCATCCGTGAATTAGTTGCCGCGCCGTTTTGGTTTGATAATCAGCGCCTCAACGTCACGGCCAGTATCGGTATTGCCGTGTTCCCGGATGCTGAACTGGCAGCCACCGACTTATTGCGCAATGCCGATATAGCGATGGTCACGGCCAAAAACCTCGGCAAAAACACCTGCCAAGTCTTCCAGCCCAGTATGAGTGAAGAAGCGAGTCGTCGTTTGGCTTTGGAAACCGGCTTGCGGCAGGCCATAGAAGAAAATCAATTCTTCCTGACCTACCAACCACAGGTAGACGTGTCGACCGGCGAGATAACCGGTGCGGAAGTATTACTACGCTGGAAACACCCTGAGCGCGGCATCGTCTCTCCCTTAGAATTTATTCCGACACTGGAATCGACGGGCTTGATTGTGCAAGTAGGCCGCTGGGTGTTAGATACCGCCTGTCGAGACTTGGCCCAATGGGTGACCGACGGACTATGGCACCCTGGTATGCGCCTTGGCGTAAACGTCAGCGCGCGTCAGTTTGCGCAAGCCGACTTTATTCATCAGGTGCGCCATTCGACCGAGGAACATGGTATTTCACCCAGCTATCTGGATATGGAAATCACCGAAAGCATGCTAATCGAGCAAATGAAAGAAACGGTAGAACGCATGCAACAACTGCGTGACTACGGAGTATTCTTCTCCATTGATGATTTTGGCACCGGATACTCTTCGCTGGCTTACTTGAAGCGCCTGCCCATCGATGTGATCAAAATTGATCAGAGCTTTATTCGTGACATTACTGACGACGTTAACGACGCCGCCATTGTAGAGACTATTTTGGCGATAGCCCGCCACATGAAGCTGCATACCGTAGCGGAGGGTGTAGAAACAGAGCAACAATTGACCTTCCTAAAGGCTAACGGCTGCCAGCGCTATCAGGGTTACTATTTTTCACGCCCGGTCGTTGTTGAAGACATGA